From the bacterium genome, the window GGCGCCCGCCGCTGCGCTCGTCCCCGCCGTCCTCCGCCCAGAGCAGTCCGTTGGTGATCTCGTTGCCCAGTTGAACGATCGATAGAGGTATTTCATGTCGATAGAAGGTCTCGACGACGTCCCTTGTGTAGGAATGGACCTCGTCGATGAGCTGGCCGATGCCGTGGCGTCGCCAGGCGCGAGGCTTCTTTTGACAACCGGGGTCGGCCCAAGTGTCGGAGTAGTGGAGCGCGATGTAGACCCGCAATCCACGGTCGGCGGCGGCTTTCGCCCGCCGCAGGGTCCGTGCCAGACTCATGGCCTTTCCGTCACCCACCCAGACGCTCAGGCGAACCGTGTCGACGCCGTGGTCCGCCAGGATCGCCGCGGTGGCAGGCGCATCGTCCTCGTGGCAATGGGAAAAATCGACACCGCGGAAGAAGGGAACCGGGCGCTTGAGTTTCATTTTGCTAGGTCCTCCGGATTCGTGAACGGACGGGGTCCGAGCACTGATTTGGTAGGCGGGGCCAGCCTGGCACCCGCTTCCATAGTATTGATAAGCCGAATCGAAGTTGAGGCCCAGCAACATGCGGCAGAAAAATCGCGCCCGCGGATGCCGTTGGTTTCCGATGGTCGAGTCGAGGCCCGGATGCGTGATCAGCGCCGGCAAGATCCGGTAGGCGACAAGCTCGACGTGCCCGGCCCGGGGATTGCGCGGCAGCCTCCAGAAAAACGGATATTGGTCGGCCCTCTGAACCGAGGCGAAGTGCGCGTACATTTGGAAGTCGAGCGGGTTTAACAGGGGGCGGGTTACCCGGAGCAGTCTTTGGGCCCCGGAAAGGCGGATCATGTAACCGTCGGTCCCCGCACCGCCCGGCACATCCGCGTAGGAGAATCGCCGGCCGGGATGTCGAACCGATCCGGCCAGCGAGCGGTCGTTCAAGAGCACGATATCGGCGTCGTCGGGCAGGTCCCAGTCCCCGATGTCCGTGGGAATGGGCGAAGCCAGGCGCGCGTCGTCCTCCAGGACGATCGCCCAGGGAATCTCCTGCTCGACGATATGCCGCCAAAGGCGGATATGGCTTGCGCCGCAGCCAATTTCGCCGGCCGCCCAGGGGCCAAATCCACGGATATCGACGTCGCAAGGTTGTTCCGCCGATGCGACGAGCGTCTTTCCGTTGGTGGCGGGCCAACGCTCGAACGATACGCCCATGGAGGTGAGATTCTGGGCGATCTCCCCCATTCTTGCCGTATCCCGATCGAGGTTAATGACGAAAACACGAGGGTTGACCTGAGGCATCCGCTTACCCCGCTCGCAGAACTCGACCGAGGCATGCCGTTCCAATGATCCGCTTTTTCATGGCGCCCCTGCCCTGTTGTTGAAATTTTTTGTAAGTACAAAAATTAACGACAACGCTCTCGTCTGTCAATCCGACACTGATCAAGATTCAAAAAATCACTAAAAATGATGAGAGGTCGGCGCTCGACGGGGACAAAAAATCATCTCAGCGAATGACGGCAAATGCTCAACTATTGGGCATCTCAGCGGACAGGCATCTTGTCGCCGGAAAGAAATTAATCGTGTAGGCGAAAGCGGTTCCTTCGGAAAAGGGAATTTGCCGGGTTCCGAGCTGCAATTCCGACGGGAGCAGAGGAGCTTTTTGCTCCCGAAAAAATTCCAAGAGCGAGGATTTCATTCGGGCGAGCTCGGATTCCTCGGGCCGCTTTCCGGCGAAGATCTGGAAGAATCCCAGAGAATCCAGCCGTAGGCTCGGGTCCGGCTCGTGAACCGCGGGCGCTCCCTTCGCCGGCGGCAAATTCAAGGCCCGCCTCACTCCCAGCCCGACGGCTTTCAAGAGATGGACTCCGCCGGCCCTTAAATAATGATCGTGAAAAAGCCGAACCGGCGACGGATCCGACGCCGAGGGCTCCAGCCTTCGGTAAGACTCGAGGGCGTCGTGAAAGAGAGTTGGCTGTTTTTTGTGCAGCTCAGCCACCTCGCGCAACGAGAGGCCCGGTTTATCGTCCAGGCAGGCATAGCGGCGGTAAATCTGAATTTCGTTGGAGACCAATTTCCAGTCAATCGTCATGGGCGTGCCCTCATTTTTGGCAATGCACGTTTTATCGGCGAGGTCCGAGTTTTGTTTCCGACCTGTGCGTCAAACTTTATTCGTAGCGCAGAGCCTCGATCGGATGCAAGCGCGAGGCCTTCCGCGCCGGCCACAGCCCGAACAGGATCCCCACCGCGGCCGAAAAACCGATGGCCAGCAGCACCGCGTCCGGCGAGACCTCCGCCGTCCAACCGGCGAAGCGGCTCATCGCCCAGGTCGCCGTCCAGCCCAGGGTGATGCCCAAAAGGCCGCCGATGAGGCTGACCACGCCGGCTTCGATGAGGAACTGCGCCAGGATGTCGCTGCGCTTGGCGCCCACCGCCTTGCGGAGGCCGATCTCGCGAGTGCGCTCGGTGACGGAGACCAGCATGATGTTCATGATGCCGATGCCGCCCACCAAGAGCGAGATGGCCGCGATCGAGGCCAGCAAGACCGACATGGTGCGGCTGGTTTCGGAGAGCGCCGACTGCAGCTCCGCCAGATTGCGGATCTGGAAGGCCTCCTCCTGCAAGGAGGGCGGCAGTCGGCGGCGCTTCACGACGAGGTTTTGAATGGCCTTTTCGGCCCCTTCCATCGCGTCGGGGCTGCGGACCTCGATGTCGATCGAATCGACGTAGTCCTTCCCCAAGAGACGGTGCATGGCGGTGGTGACCGGGATGACGATGACGTCGTCCTGGTCGCGCCAGGTGCTGGCGCCCTTTTCCGGCAGAACGCCGATGACCTGGAAGCTCACCCGGTTGATCTTGATGTACTCGCCCAGCGGGCTGGCTCCGCCGAAGAGATTTTGCACCACCGTTTGGCCCAACAAAGCCACCCGGGCCCGCTGCTTGTTCTCCTCCTCGTTAAAGAAGCGTCCGATCACCGGCTGCGCCGCCCGCATCTCCGCGTAGGTCGGGCTGGTCCCTTCCACCCGGGTGTTCCAGTTCTGGCCGCCGAAGGTGACTTGGACGCGGCCGTCCACCGAGGAAGAGACGCGGCTCACCTCCGGCACCCCTGCCAAGATCTCCTTGGCATCCTCCATGGTCAGGCGGGTCACTGCGCCGCTTTCCAGCGCGACCCCTTGGCTGCGCCGCGAGCCGGGCCGCAACGAGAGCAAATTGGTTCCCAGCGAGGAGAGTTGCGCCTCGATGCTGGCCTTGGCGCCCTCCCCCAGCGCCAGCATGGCGATGAGCGAGGCGACGCCGATCAAGATGCCCAAAAGCGAAAGCCCGGAGCGCACCTTGTTGGCCAGCAGGGCGCGGAAGGCCTGACGGAAATGCTGGGCGGTCTCCAACGGATTGAGGCTGCTGAGAAAGCCTTTGGATTTCTTCTGGGGAGCCTCATTCCTCGCCGCGGCCGGGGCCGGAGAATATTCGGGCTTGAAGCGCTCGTCGCTTTGGATCGTCCCGTCGCGCATCCGGATGACGCGCCGGGCATGGTCGCCGATTTCCTTCTCGTGGGTGACGATGATCACGGTCTTCCCCTGGGCGTTCAGCTCCTTCAGGATCTTGAGGATCTCCTTCTCGCTCTCCGAGTCGAGGTTGCCGGTGGGCTCGTCGGCCAGGATGATCGGCGGATCGTTGATCAAGGCTCGCGCGATGGCGACGCGTTGCTGCTGGCCGCCGGACAGCTCGTTGGGCTTGTGCAGGATGCGGTCGAGAAGACCCACTTCCCCCAACAGCCTCTTCGCGCGCTCCGGCTCGGCATGGTGGCTGGAGTAGAGCAAAGGCAGCGAGACGTTCTCGTAGGCGGTGGTGCGGGCGAGCAAATTGAACTGCTGAAAGATGAAGCCGATGGATTGGGCGCGCAGGTCGGCCAGCTCCTCTTCCCTGAACTTGGAGACTTCCTGGCCGAAGAGCCGGAAGGAGCCGGAGCTCGGCACGTCCAACAAGCCGAGGATCTGCAGCAACGTGGATTTGCCCGATCCGGAGGGCCCCATGATGGCGACGAATTCCCCGGGCTCGATCTTCAGAGAGACGCCGCGCAGGGCTTGCACCTGGACTTCGCCCATCTGGTAGATCTTGCGGAGCTCGCGGATCTCGATCATCGCCGCCGACCCCCGAGGGGCGAAAAGGGGCTGGCGCCGCGGGACTCGGCCTGGCCCAGGCGGGGCAGAACCGGAATCAGCACTTGGTCGCCTTCCCCCAAGCCCGAGCGCAGCTCGACATGCTTTCCGTCGCTCAAGCCCACTTCAACCGTCTTGGCGAGCGGCGCATCGGGATCGGCGGGATTGGGCAACAGGACCGTGTTCATTCCCTTTTCCTTGCGCAAGGCTTCGGCCGGAAGGACCACGACGTCCTCGACCCGGTTCACTCGGAATATGACGTTGGCCGTCATCCCGCTGCGCATGAAGTCGGGCACGCTCTTGGGCAGCACCCACACTTCATAGATGACGACGTTGTTGACGATCTTCGACTCGAAAGCGACGCGCTTCACCGTGCCTTCGATGGGAACGCCGGGATAGGCATCCAGCGTGATTTCGACCGGCTGGCCCAACTTGACCTGGCCGATGTCGGTTTCGTCGACTTGGATGTTGACGATGAGGTGGTCGGACATGACCAGGACGACGTCGGTGGCCGCCACCACTTGGCCCGGCACGACGCTCTTCACGATGATGAGGCCGTTGAGCGGGGCTAAAAGCGGGGTCGGCTTGAAGAGCCCTTCCCAGCGCCGGAGCTCCTCCGGTCCCTTGGCCCGGGCAGCGTCGAGCAAAGCGGCTCGCTCCGAGGAGCTGAGCCAAGCCAAGACCTGGCCTTGGTGGACCTGCTGGCCCTCTTCCACCAGGATGCTCTCGACGCGGCCGGCGATGGGCGGCTTGAGCTCCAGCCGGTTCTCGGGGTAGACGACGCCCGTGGCCAGAACGGTGGTTTCGACCGTGCCGCGCTCCAGGGCAACGACGCGGTAGAGCGGCTCCGCTTCCTTTTTTTGGAACCAGCGCCAGGCGAAGAAACCGGCGCCGAGGAGCAGGATCAAGACCAGCCAAAAGCTTTTTTTCCGCATCATGGAATCGCTCCTTTGCCCTGGGCCAATTCCCAATTGGCTTCGGCGATGAGGGCGTCGCGCCGGGTTTCGAGGATGGTCCGCTGGGAATTGATCAGGTCGTTCTCGACCAAGTCCCAGTCCTGGTAGGAGATGAGGCCGTTGGCGTATTGGTTGCGGCCGATCTCGGCCCGGGTCGCCGCCGACTGGAGGAATTTTTCCTGGACCGCGATGTTCTGCACCGCGTCCTTGAAATCGGTGTAGGCTTGGCGCAACCGCAGGCCGACGTCGTTGTCGGTGCTGCGGAGGTTGTGCTGAACCCGCCGCCGCTCGGCCTGAGCCGCCTTCACCTGGTAAATGTCGCCGCCGCCGGTGGCGAAGGGATAGGTCAAATTGGCTCCCACCGACCACAGGCTTTCGAAGGGCCGCGAGCTGAGCTTTTCCTGGGACACCGTGGCGTCGGCGTCGATCGAGGGATAATAATTGGCCTTGGCCACCCCGACGTCGGCCTTGGCGCCGCTGACCTCGGCTTCGCCCTGACGGTGCTCGGGATGATCGTAGGTCAAGCGGCTGAAGTCGGGCCCCTCCTTCGGAAATTCGGTGTCGAAATTTCCCTTCACCCGCAAACCTTCATAAGCGGTCTCGTAGTTCCGGCCCAGGACCTTGGCCAACTCGCGCTGGGCGACCTTCACCGAGCGTTGGGTCTGGGCGAGGTCGAATTCGGCCTGCTCGAGCAAGGCCTGGTTGCGGAGCACCGAGCCCTTGTTCTCGCGGCCGACGTCGAAGCGCAGCTCGACGAATCGGACGTTCTCCCGCCGGCGCTCGACGATCTTCTTCACCACCCCGAGTTGTTCCTGGGCGAAGAGCAGCCGGGCGAAGGCGGTCTTGAGGTCGAAGCTGACCTGGGCCCGCGCCGAGTCGTAAGCCGCCTGGGTTCCCTGCAAGTCGGCCTTGCTGCCTTGATAGGCCGACTTGGTGGCGAAGCCCGAAAAGATGTTCTGGTTGAGGTTGACCCCGTACTCGAACTGGTGTCGGGCCCCGATGTCGACGTCGATCGTCGGGTCGTCGGGGTTGGGCGAGCTTCGGAAGCTCGAGCTGTTGGAAACGTTGTAGCCGGTGAAGGGAGTGAGGGTTGGGAAGAAATCGCTGCGGGCCGCTCCGATCAGGGCCTTGGACCGGCGGATATCCTCGCGGGCGGCGTGGAGCTGGGGATTGCCGGCGGCGGCCTCGCGGACGCAATCGGCCCAGGTCATGGTCTCGGCAGCGGCCCCGGCCCGAGCGGTCACCAGCAGACCCAAAGCAGCGGCGATTTTGAGCAGCCTCACGAACATTTTTTTCTCTCCTAAAGCCTGTGGGACCGGAAATCCACTTAAATGGATAAATCTCTTTGGGATTAAACTCTTGGGTCCTAAAATCGGGGCATGGACGCCCTGCTTTTCACACTGCTCGGCCTGATCGCGGCGCTTCACCTGTGGTTTTTGGTCTTGGAGATGTTTCTCTGGCGGAAGCCCTTGGGGCTCAAGGTTTTCCGGATGAGCCAGGAAAAGGCCGATAGCTCGGCGGTCTTGGCGGCGAATCAGGGGCTTTACAACGGTTTCTTGGCGGCCGGATTGATCTGGGGAATGTGTCCGGTGGAGCCGGCCTTTTACATCCGCTTATTTTTCCTGAGCTGCGTCGCCATCGCCGGAGTTTTCGGTGCGGCCACGGTGAGCAAGCGGATCTTCGTCATTCAGGCCCTACCGGCTTTGATCGCCTTGGCGATCTTGTTCCTGAAATAAAATTCGTCGCTCGAAAATCTTGCGGTTCCCCCCCCTTTGAAAAAGGGGGGATCAAGGGGGGATTTAAAGCGGTCGCACGAATGGCAATGCACGTTCCGACACCTGCCACCTCTTTAAATCCCCCCTTCCCCCCTTTGCAAAGGGGGGAAGAATGTAAAAAGGCCGCACCTTATTAAAGATGCGGCCCTTAATGTGGGTGATGCAGGGGTCGAACCTGCGACCCGCTGATTAAGAGTCAGCTGCTCTACCAACTGAGCTAATCACCCAGGAAACTTTTCCAATTCAAACGCGCCGTGAGAGATTCGAACTCCCGACCCTCAGGTTCGAAGCCTGATGCTCTATCCAGCTGAGCTAACGGCGCAATCTCTATTCAATTTTCAAATGGGGTGGGCGAAGGGACTCGAACCCTCAACCCCTGGGACCACAACCCAGTGCTCGACCATTGAGCTACGCCCACCGTATGGCCTGAGGCCGACCGTCTCTTTAAGGCCTTGGAATATAAAGTCAACCGCAAAAAGGCCCCCGAAGGCAAGCTCCGGGGGCCCTTCCTTCCGAGAAATCGATCAAGCCCGGAAACGGCGGGCCAAGCCCAAGCCCAGGAGGCCCAAAAGGCTCCAGAGGACGGGCGCTCCGGCGGCTCCGGCGCCCAACGAGCAGCCGCTGCCCTCGATCAGGATGCCGGCCGGGAAATTGCTCGGATCGCAGGCGTCGCCGAGGCCATCCTCGTCGGCATCGGCTTGGCCGGGATTGGCCACGTCGGGGCAATTGTCCGAAGTGTCGGGCACCCCGTCATCGTCGCCGTCGGGCCCGTCGGTCGGAACCGGCGTGGCCGTCGGCGTGGGAGTCGGCGTCGGGGTCGGGCTGCAATCGCTGCCGACTTGAACGGTGGCGCTGGCCTCATTGTCCGAGAGGTCGGGATCGTTGAGGCTCTCAACAACGGCGGTGTTGATCGAATCGGTGCAGCCGGTGGGAAAAGGCGCGGTCGGAGGCACTTGGACGACGATCTCGATCACGACGACTTCGTTGGGAAACATGTCGTCCAAGTCGCAGACCACCGGATCGCCCGGGCTGCAGCTTCCGTCGCCCGAAACCACCTCGGCCGAGACCAGGGTGAAGGGGGCCGGGATGTCGTCGGTCACCAGAACGCTGAGCGCGATCGCGTCGAAGTTCCCGGCAGTGACGGTCAGGGTGTATGTCACCTGCTGCCCGCCCGCGGTCACGATCGTGGGATCGGCGGTCTTGGTGATGCCGAGGAGCTGATTGTCGGCGGCGTCGGTCGTGAATTCGACGCTGGCGGAATCGTCGGTGGTGTCTTGATTGGTCGAGGTCGTGGCGCTGGCGGTGTTTTCGACCGTCCCATCGCCGACCGAGATCAACTCCGCCGGAACGGTGATGGTCGCCGAGGCCTGGCCGGCCAGGGTCCCCAAATTGCAAGTGATGGTTCCGGTGCCGGAGCAGCTCCCCAGGGTGGTGGTCGCCGGGCCGGTCTGGCTGACCTCGGGCGGCAGGGTGTCGCTAACCACCACGTTGGCCAAATCGCCGTCGCCGGTATTGCTGACCACGATGGTGTAGTCGAAATCAATGCCGACGGTGATCACCGGAAACTCGACGGTCTTGTCGATGGTCAGCTCGCCGGGGCTCTGGGCCGAGGCTTGAAGGGGAAGAAATAAGAGGAAGAACAAAAAAGAACCCAACCATAGGGTCCAGGGGCGAAGGCCTTTGGACATGGAACACTCCTTGATCATGTCCGAACCCTCGAGAAGGGGCATAGAAAACCACCGCCGAAAAGCAAAGCGGTTTTTTTGCGAAAAAAAAGCCCCGGCCGCCGAGGCCGGGGCTTCTCGGAATCCATTCAAACTACCGTCGGACCTGGAGCGAGCAACCGCCACCGCCGAGCTCGAAGCCGGCCGGGGTCGAATCGCATTCGTCGCCGATGCCGTCCTGGTCGCTGTCGTCCTGGTCGGCGTTGGCGTCGATCGGGCAGTTGTCATCGGCATCGGGCACTCCGTCGCCGTCGCCATCGGGCTCGGGAGTCGGCGTCGGGCTCGGAGTCGGTACGGCCGCCGTTTGCAGTGCGGTGGAGAGCAAGCCCTGCCAACCGCCGTCCTGGCCGCCTTCGCAGTCATCGCCGGGCCCACCCGGAGGGGTCGAACCGTACCAATCCCAACCGAAGAAGATGATGTCGCCGGAGCCGAAGGGGAAGATCGTCACCACCGAGAAATCGTCGATCCCATCGTTGTAGTTGTAGATGCTGATCGCTTCGGCCGGCAGGGTCGAATCCAGGATATAAGCGGTTCCGTCGTTGTAGGGAATCGTCGCCGGCCCATCGGCGAAGATCGTCCCGGCGGCCTCGGCAGTCTTATTGGAGGTATCGGGGCTTCCCTCGATGTCGAGGGAGAAGCCGAAGATCGTGTTGAGCAAGTTCTCCAGCGGGGTCACGGCCTCGCCGAAAACCAGCAGCCGGCCGCCCTGCTCCACAAAGTCGTGAATGACCGCGATTGCCTCGGTGCTGAGATCCGGCTCCAGGTCTCCCGTTTCCAACTCAGGGATGATGAGGACTTGCTGCCCGGCGAGGGCGGCGGTGAAATCGGCGTCGGTGATTCCCGTGAAAGGGGTCACGGTATGACCGCCGAAGGAGTTGATCGAAACCAACAAATTGTTGGCTTCGGCGCCGCAATCGTCGGCAGCCTCATCGGTGTCGACGTAGGAGTCGTTGTCGAAAAGCGCAACTTGAGTGGCATCGACCACCGAAGTCAGGGCCATCAGGGAACCGACCAAGGCAAAGGATGCCGCCCACCGCTTAATATCACGTATCATAGGACCTCCTTAGAAATGGGTTTGGAGCGAGCAACCGCCGCCGCCGAGCTCAAAGCCGGCCGGAGTCGGATCGCATTCGTCGCCCACTCCGTCTTGGTCGTTGTCGCCCTGATCGGCATTGGCGTCGATTGGGCAATTGTCATCGGCGTCCGGCACGCCGTCGCCGTCGGCATCCGGCTCGGCCGTCGGGCTAGGAGTCGGGCTGGGAGTGGGAGGGGTGCTGGTCTCGAGAACCGTCGACAAGAGCGAAACCCAGCCGCCGTCGAGGCCGCCTTCGCAGTCATCGCCCGGCCCGCCCGGAGGGATCGAGCCGTACCAATCCCAGCCGAAGAAAATGGCTTCGCCGGATCCGAAGGGCAGAATGGCCAGCAAGGAGTTGTCGTCGGCGCCGTCGTTATAATTGTAAACGTTGATGGCCCCGGTGGGAAAAGAGCTGACCAAGATCCCGCCGGTGCCATTGTTCGCCGGAATGGTCGCCGGGCCGTCGGCGAAGATGGTGCCGGCGGCCTCGGCAGTTTTGCTCGCCGTATCGGAGTCTCCCTCGGCCAGCGAAAATCCAAATAGAGTGTTGAGCAAATCAAGGGCGTCGGTCTCGAAAACCAGGATGCTGCCGCCCTGGTCCACGAAGTCGGAGATCACCGCGATCGCCTCCGCGCTGAGGTCGGCGTCGAGGGAGCCGCTTCCCTCCAGCTCGGGAATGACCAAGACCTGGCTTCCGGCCAAGGCCGCGGTGAAATCGGCATCGGTGATGCCGGTGAAGGAAACGATGCTGTGGCCACCGAAGGATTCGATGGTGATCTGGAGGTTATTGGCCTCGGCTTCGCAGAGCTCGCCCTGGTCGTCGATGTCGACGTAAGTTCCGTTCATGAAAAGCGCGACTTGAGCGGCGTCGGCCAAGGAAGTGCCGATGAGCAAGCCGGCCAAGGTTAATAAAGCCAAGCCTCGCTTGAATCCCCAAAACATGTGTACCTCCTTATGGAGTGTGGGAGTGCCCGAACCTGGATCAGGCCCTAGCCGGGAACCTTGAAAGCTGTCAAATGTTCAGATTTCTCTGAACTCCGTTTCCTGCTAATTAAAAGCCCATGCTCGACGCCCACGAATTCCTCAAAGCCTTAGCCGTCGTGCTCTGCGTGGCGGCGGTGACCACCGTCCTCTTCCAGAAGCTGCGCCAGCCGGTGGTCCTAGGCTATATCCTGGCCGGCCTCATCGTCGGGCCCCACGTCCCGGTTCCCTTGGTCGCCAACGCCGGGGTGGTCCAAACCCTTTCCGAGCTCGGCGTCATTCTCCTGATGTTCTCGCTCGGCCTCGAATTCAGCATTGCCAAGCTGATCAAGGTCGGCCCCACCGCCGGCGTGACCGCGGTGGTCCAGTGCAGCATCATGTTTTGGCTCGGCTTCCTGATCGGCAAGGCCTTCGGCTGGACTCTTCAGGAAAGCCTCTACACCGGCGCCATCATCGCGATCTCCAGCACCACCATCATCGCCAAGGCTTTCAACGAGCAGAAGATCACCGGCCACCTGCGGGAGCTGGTGGTCGGTATCCTGATCGTCGAGGACTTGATCGCCATATTATTGATGGCCGTCCTGACGGCGATCTCGAGCGGGGCCGGGCTTTCGGCGCCGGCCTTGGCCGTCACCGTCGGGCGTTTGGCCGTCTTCCTGCTGGTCTTGCTGATCGTAGGCTTGCTGGTGGTGCCCCGGGCAATCCGCGTCATCACCAAGCTGGGCAGCGCCGAAACCACCCTGGTGGCCAGCATCGGCATTTGCTTTGCGGTGGCGCTCTTGGCCTTGGAGTTCGGCTACTCGGTGGCTTTGGGCGCCTTCCTGGCCGGCGCCTTGGTCGCCGAATCGGGCGAAACCGCCAAGATCGAGCACCTGGTCGAGCCGGTCCGCGACATGTTCGCCGCGATCTTCTTCGTCTCGGTCGGCATGATGATCGTGCCCGAGATGCTGGTGAAGCATTGGCAAGCGGTCCTGGTGATCACGGCCGTGGTCATCGCCGGCAAAGTTTTCAGCGTATCTCTCGGCACTCTCCTGACCGGCGAAGGCGTTCGGACCTCGGTCCGGGCCGGCATGAGCCTGGCTCAGATCGGCGAGTTCTCCTTCATCATCGCCGGGCTGGGGCTCGCCTTGAACGCAATCGATGAGTTTCTCTACCCGGTGGCGGTGGCGGTTTCCGCGATCACGACTCTCACGACGCCTTGGTTGATCAAGAGCTCGGACAAGGCGGCCAACTTCGTCGAGAACAGGCTGCCTCGCCCGATCCAGACTTTCGCCTCGCTTTACGGCTCTTGGCTGGACCAGCTCCGCAAATCTCCGGCCAATAAATCGACCGGCGCCGCCATTCGGCGAGCGCTGACCCTGCTGCTGGTGGATTTCGCCGCGCTGGCCGGCCTGATCATCGCCGCCTCGATCAATTACCCTCGAGCCTTGGTCTTTGCCGCCAGCAATTTGGGCCTCAACACTCAATTGGCCGGCATCCTCTATTTCGCGCTGACTTTCGCCATCGGTTTTCCCTTTGCCTTGGGAATCCTGCGGATCTCGAAGCATCTCGGCACGGTCCTGGCCGAAGCCGCTTTGCCTTCGACCGACAAAAACCGCCCCGATTTGGCCCTGGCCCCGCGCAAGATGCTGATCATCACCTTGCAGCTGGCGATGGTTTTGCTGGTCGGATTTCCGCTGCTCGCGCTGACTCAGCCTTTCCTGCCCCGCTTCGGCGGGCTCGGCGTGGTTCTCCTCATCCTCGGCATGGCGGTGCTTTTTTGGCGCAGCGCCTCCAACCTCCAGGGCCACGTCCGGGCCGGAGCTCAAGTCGTCGTCGAGGCCTTGGCCGCCCAGACCCGCAAAAGTTCAGCCCCCCAGGCCGGCAACGTCCTCTCCGAGGTTCAGCACCTGTTGCCGGGGCTGGGCTCGCCGGTGTCGGTGCGAATCGAGGATGGCAGCTTCGGCGACGGCAAATCATTGTCCCAGTTGAATTTGCGGGCTCTCACCGGGGCGACGGTGTTGGCGCTTTATCGGGGCGGCAAAGGCCTGGTCATTCCGGAGGCCCAGGAAGTGCTTCAAGCCGGCGACACCCTGGCCTTGGCCGGCAGCGAGGAAAGCGTCGAGGCGGCCCGGAAGCTCTTGGCATAAAAAGGCCCCGGGCTTGGAGCCCGGAGCCTTCGATTCTTGCCGATGCAAGGGTTGCGCGCCCGGCAGGATTCGAACCTGCGACCTACGGCTTAGCTTACCGCTATAGCTTTCGCTACCCTCGCCGTTTTCAATTCCAGAACGAGGTTTGCAGTCTGGACTATCTCTTCACCTTCACAGGTGCTGCACGTCTAGTCTCTACGGAACCCTTCGAAAATCAGTGGCCATTTGACCTTTTTTTCTGATTATTCTTGGGTGTCCTTACCCTCAAGTTGACTGATGCGTTAAATACAT encodes:
- a CDS encoding cation:proton antiporter; this translates as MLDAHEFLKALAVVLCVAAVTTVLFQKLRQPVVLGYILAGLIVGPHVPVPLVANAGVVQTLSELGVILLMFSLGLEFSIAKLIKVGPTAGVTAVVQCSIMFWLGFLIGKAFGWTLQESLYTGAIIAISSTTIIAKAFNEQKITGHLRELVVGILIVEDLIAILLMAVLTAISSGAGLSAPALAVTVGRLAVFLLVLLIVGLLVVPRAIRVITKLGSAETTLVASIGICFAVALLALEFGYSVALGAFLAGALVAESGETAKIEHLVEPVRDMFAAIFFVSVGMMIVPEMLVKHWQAVLVITAVVIAGKVFSVSLGTLLTGEGVRTSVRAGMSLAQIGEFSFIIAGLGLALNAIDEFLYPVAVAVSAITTLTTPWLIKSSDKAANFVENRLPRPIQTFASLYGSWLDQLRKSPANKSTGAAIRRALTLLLVDFAALAGLIIAASINYPRALVFAASNLGLNTQLAGILYFALTFAIGFPFALGILRISKHLGTVLAEAALPSTDKNRPDLALAPRKMLIITLQLAMVLLVGFPLLALTQPFLPRFGGLGVVLLILGMAVLFWRSASNLQGHVRAGAQVVVEALAAQTRKSSAPQAGNVLSEVQHLLPGLGSPVSVRIEDGSFGDGKSLSQLNLRALTGATVLALYRGGKGLVIPEAQEVLQAGDTLALAGSEESVEAARKLLA